GCAAAATCAACTATAAACTCTGCTATTTCATTTGCTTGTAAAGGAGCTTTGTAGGCGGGAAATGCTTCTGAAAGCATTTCGGTTTGTACTGCTCCTAACGCAAGACAATTAAACGAGATATTTCTTTCATTAAATTCTTCTGCCAAACATTCTGTTAAACATGCAATTGCAGCTTTGCTTGATGAATAATATGATAATCCCTTAAATTTTGCACTCCCCTGAAAACCACCCATACTACTTATATTTATTACATGGCTATTACTATTTTTACCAAGAAAAGTGATTAAGTTCCTGATAAACTGAGCAGTACAAAGAAAATTAATATTTAAAACTTTAGATGCTTCATCATAGCTAATATCTTTGAATGGTTTATTTATTAAAAATCCTGCATTATTTATCAAAATATCAACCGATGAAAAATAAGAATTTATCTTTTGTATTACACTTTTTAAACCTGATATATCTTCAAGGTCAAATTTCAAAGGTATTATTTTTGAATCAGGATTTTTTAAAATGCAGTTTTCCTTTAATTCATTAAGTTTATTTATATTTCGTGAAAGAACTACTACTGTATTTGCTGTATCGGAAGCAAACAATTTGGCTGTCTCATATCCTATTCCCCTGCTTGCACCTGTTATGATAATGTTCATGATTTTAGTTTAATATTTTTGTTTAAAAATATAATAATATAAATATTATATAAAATAACTGGAAAAAGATAAAAATAATATTTATTCTTACTATTTTTAAAATATTGTATCAAAAAAAAACAATTATTTACTTAATAATGAACAATATAACAAATATTATTATTAAAGCTGTTTTTATATTATTTCTTGCAATATTTAATAATACTTATACAACTGCTCAACCTAATAATATTAAAGAAAGAATATTTTTTGGCGGTAATCTTGGTTTACAATTTGGAACTATAACTTATATTGATATTTCTCCTTTTGTTGGTTATAAAATAGCTGACAATCTTGAATCTGCTATAGGAATAACCTATCAATATTATAATGATAGAAGATATACAGGAAATGTATTAAGCACATCAATTTATGGAGGAAAAGTTTTTATAAGATATATTTTTGTTGAAAATATTTTTGCCCATGCTGAATATGAAATATTAAGTTTAGAAACTAAATATTTTAAAGTAATGCCTTCAGCAAATGAAAAAAAACGTTTTTTGTTGAATAATATTTTAATCGGAGGAGGATATCGACAAAAAATTGGACAAAAATCATTTATTACATTTACTATACTATGGAATATAAATGAAAATATTAATTCCCCATATAACAATCCTGTTATGAGAATTGGATATATTTTTTATTTTTAATATTATTAATCAATGTTTTTAAAAAGTATAATAATTACAATTTGTATTTTTTTTCATTTCATAAATGCCTTTTCACAAAATAAATCAATACATCAAATACAGAATGAAAAATTTTTAAGATATAAATATACTGAATATCAATGGGATAGCGTAAATAATTATACACAAAAAAAACACTTTAAATATAAAAGAGATACTACAAATATATTAAACAAAATTGTTTTTGGATGGCATCCGTATTGGATGGGTTCTTCATATCATGATTATGATTTTTTTTTATTATCAGATATTGCATATTTCTCATACGAAGTTAATCCTAATAATGGTAGTTATTACGATATACATGATTGGAAAACTACTGCCCTTATTACTGAAGCACAAGAATTTGGTACAAGAATAAGTCTTACTGTAACACTTTTCAGTAATCATGCATTATTACTTGAAAACACCGAAAACCAGCAAAACCTCATAGATAGTTTAATTTTACTTGTTCAACTTCGTGGAGCAGATGGAGTAAATATTGATTTCGAAGCCATGCCCGGTAGTCAGAGTGAAAATTTCACAGGGTTTATGATTGCCCTAACTGAAAAGTTCCATACAACAATTCCTAATTCAATAATTTCAGTTGCAATACCGGCAATAGACTGGAACAATACTTTTGATATTGAAATTTTGAATCAATTTGTTGATTTGTTTATTATTATGGGTTATGATTATCACTGGCCAAGTTCTCCTGATGCAGGTCCGGTTTCACCAAAAAATAACGGAACCTTATGGACTGCTTTAGATATAACACGAAGTATAAATAAATATTTAGAAGCAGGAATAAGCCCTTCAAAACTTTGTTTGGGTGTACCATATTACGGATACGACTGGCCAACAATAGATAATTCTTTTTCATCACAAACAACAGGCTCAGCAACTGCACGAACCTATTCGCAAGCCACTTCTTTATCTGAAAACTTTGGGAGAAAATGGGACGAGCATTCTTCTACTCCTTATTTAATGTATAAATCCGCCAATCAATGGCGACAATGCTGGTTTGATGATGAAGAAAGTCTGAAAATGAAATACGACCTTGTTATAATGAAAAATATGGCAGGCATTGGCATTTGGGCACTCGGATATGACGGCAATTCGGAAAATCTCTGGAATATTCTAAATCAAAAATTTACTGATAATGCCTATTCATCAGATTACGGTATGTTTTCAGATATGGGCGGACCAAAAGGTAAATATTTCAATAATGAAAATTATATATATACAATAAAACCAAAAAATGCTGATACTTTGATAGTTATATTCAACGAATTTAATATCGGTACATCTGACACATTGTTAATTTTTGATGGAAGCGATACTTCATCAAACAAAATCGGAAGTTATTCAGGAACAAACAATCCCGAAGAAATATATGCAAATAACAGCAGTATAACATTTTTTTTTAAATCAAACGAAGAAACAACAGAAGACGGCTGGATAGCATACTGGTCAATAAATCCTGATAGTATTCCAAACAGGATATTTACTAAGTATAATAAAAATACTTTCAAAATAGATGTTTATCCTAATCCTTTTAGCAATGAAATATTTATTTCCGGTAACTTTAAAAATAATCCCGTTAAGGAAATCCAACTTCTTGATATTACAGGAAATTTAATATTTTCAAAACAATTAAATAGATATTCACAATCAGAATTATTGTTTATTGATTTTAAAAAAATTAATCTTATTAATGGGATTTATTTACTCGTATTAAAATCAGAAAAAGGATTGTTAATCAATCAAATAGTGTATCTAAAAAGATAAAAGTCAATTTGTATCATTCTAAAAAAATATAATCCTTTTCATAGTTTAAAGTGTATTATAGTTAATGTCAAAACGACCTTCTGTTATTTCTAATTTTTCATTTGTTTTATTAAAAAGCGTAATATTAAAAGTCCCTGAAACAATTTGGTTTACTGTATCAAACTTTGTAATATTGATGTTGCTATTTAAAGAATCTTTTAAAAAATATGGGTCATATTCATTACTTCCTTTAATAAACCTTGTTTGGTATTCAAAAAATATACTGTCATTATTTTGTAAAGAATCTGGAATGATTTTAAAAAAAAGTGTATTAAGAAAATAATTCCCTGTATCTTTTATTTCCGTAGTTAGGTAAATATATCCTTTTCCTTCAGCAGATATTTCAAGTGTAGAATAATCAGTATAGTAAACAGAAAATGGTTTACTATTACCATGTGAAAAAATTCCAGGATTATCAGGTATCCATTCGATGCCATCAACTAACATTCCAAACGTATTTTCACCTTCTTGAGTTTTCTTGGGTAACTCATCTTTTCCACACCCTATTAATATAATTATTATGAATATTAAAAAATTTCTTTTCATAATTATTTTAATTTTAAGTCAAATCTACCATTAATTATATTTATGATTTTTGAGTTAGTATTATTTTTATCAATTGCTTGAAAATAAAAAAGACCTGAAATAATATTGTTTATTGAATCAAGTTTTAATATTTCAATAGTTCCATTATCAATTGAATCAGTATAATAATAAACATTTTCATACTTTACAGTTGCATAAAATAAACTGAAAGAACCTCCTTGGAAAATACTATCAACCATTAGCACAACCTCGGCATCTTTTGCATTGTCATTTTTATTTACTTTACGAACAGCTGATATTCTAAAAAAATATTCAGGATATTTTGGAAAGTCAAATACAATGGGTATTGCTTGTGCTTCACAGCAAACAATACGCCTTATATCCGGGACAAATATTTCATCTTCTATCAAGCAGCCAAAAGTATTTTCACCACTTTCAGTAATTGGAGGTAATTCCGTAGGTAATGGATTTTCTTTTTTTACACATCTTGTAAACAATCCAATCAATAAAATAATCAAGATAATTATTACTTTTTTCATCTGTCTATAATTTTATATTTAACTGATTCTCTTTAATTTAACAATCCAGCGGAATTCAATATTTGTTATAAATTCCGATGGAACATCCATGTTATATTCATATCCTTGTGTGTACGATAGTGCATGGACGTTTCATGTCTTATCAGTTTAGGTTGCTACATTCATCCTTACCGCCAACTTGTTTATACTAAAAACTTTTAACTTAAAAATTGTTATTTATAAAAATACAATTTATTATTTTTTACTGCAAAAGAATCAATTATTTTTGCGTACTAAAAATTGTCAATTATTTACTTGTTAAAATCATTTACAAATTACCTTTCTCTTTATACTTTTGTCTTTTGTCTTTTATCTTTAGTCTTTTATCCTTATATTTACTTACAGTATTTTAAATATTTATTTTATGTCAGAATTCAGTTCTTATGGTTTGGTAATAGCAGCATCGCTAATTATTATTATTTCATATTTTTTTAATATTATTTCCCGTAAAACAAATGTACCAAGTGTGCTTTTGCTCATATTATTAGGTATA
This Bacteroidales bacterium DNA region includes the following protein-coding sequences:
- a CDS encoding T9SS type A sorting domain-containing protein, which encodes MFLKSIIITICIFFHFINAFSQNKSIHQIQNEKFLRYKYTEYQWDSVNNYTQKKHFKYKRDTTNILNKIVFGWHPYWMGSSYHDYDFFLLSDIAYFSYEVNPNNGSYYDIHDWKTTALITEAQEFGTRISLTVTLFSNHALLLENTENQQNLIDSLILLVQLRGADGVNIDFEAMPGSQSENFTGFMIALTEKFHTTIPNSIISVAIPAIDWNNTFDIEILNQFVDLFIIMGYDYHWPSSPDAGPVSPKNNGTLWTALDITRSINKYLEAGISPSKLCLGVPYYGYDWPTIDNSFSSQTTGSATARTYSQATSLSENFGRKWDEHSSTPYLMYKSANQWRQCWFDDEESLKMKYDLVIMKNMAGIGIWALGYDGNSENLWNILNQKFTDNAYSSDYGMFSDMGGPKGKYFNNENYIYTIKPKNADTLIVIFNEFNIGTSDTLLIFDGSDTSSNKIGSYSGTNNPEEIYANNSSITFFFKSNEETTEDGWIAYWSINPDSIPNRIFTKYNKNTFKIDVYPNPFSNEIFISGNFKNNPVKEIQLLDITGNLIFSKQLNRYSQSELLFIDFKKINLINGIYLLVLKSEKGLLINQIVYLKR
- a CDS encoding SDR family oxidoreductase, with the protein product MNIIITGASRGIGYETAKLFASDTANTVVVLSRNINKLNELKENCILKNPDSKIIPLKFDLEDISGLKSVIQKINSYFSSVDILINNAGFLINKPFKDISYDEASKVLNINFLCTAQFIRNLITFLGKNSNSHVINISSMGGFQGSAKFKGLSYYSSSKAAIACLTECLAEEFNERNISFNCLALGAVQTEMLSEAFPAYKAPLQANEIAEFIVDFAKNGNRYFNGKILPVSLSAP